The Hippoglossus hippoglossus isolate fHipHip1 chromosome 16, fHipHip1.pri, whole genome shotgun sequence genomic sequence GAGTTGGACCTCCTCTGGCTTTTGACTTGTCATTGTCTCTagtccctcctcctctttcggAAGAAGACCTGTCAGCCTAAATGAATTTTCCCATAGCTGGGAGAGTTTGTTCAAGTGCATTAGGGCCTCGACCATCCAGTCAACCAGCAGCTGGGCCACATTTGCTTGGAGCTGCTGGGGTGacgtctcctccagctcctttgGATTTCCAGCAATGAACTTTGCCCAGCGCAGCAGCATGAAGCGCTGCAGCACCGGCTTCACACAAATGTCCAGAGGCTGAAGGCTGAAGGAACAACCTCCAGGAATCATTGCAGGGAGCGTACCTGACCCACTGATGGATGTAAGAAACTGGTCGCCCATGTGTTCCCGGTGTCGGTCCAAGACCAGAATCGATCTACTGGGCTGAGTTCGACTGCAAACATGCTGATGCCAGATCTTGTTAGTCCAAAGATCCAGGGCTTCTTCTACTAAGAGACTCTCTGGTCCAGCCTCCAGCAGGATGAACTCAGGCAGGACTTTCTCATCCAGCTGCCGGTTTGCTAGCACCAGAGACGGCAGCATGGTACCATCTGCCAGTGCTGCCAGGAACACAGTTACAAGAGGTAAAGACCCAATGAGTTCCAGAGCCTCTGAGCGGCGAGACTTGTCCTGGACTAACCTTAAATCCACAAAAAGACATAGCTCATCCATCGCAGCGACTGTGCTTTCAGACAATTTGTGGACCCTGATGATCTTGTGGGTAAACTTCCTGAAGGACATGACTTTGGCTTCCAGGGAAGACGGCAGGGTTCGAGCTAGTTTGGACGCTGTGCCGGTGTTCTGTATGCCCAGCTGGTGATGCAGCATGAAGCTCACCGCCCAGTCATATGAGATGCGGAAGGAGTCACTGAAACCTCCCTTCTTCTTCAGTGTGGAGACTTTGTGGAAGAGGTTACTCTCTGTGATCGGAAGCTGCTGTTCACGCATGGACAGCACCCAGGCAACCAGGCGACTGCCACCATCACCGTGGACATTCTGTTCCTGTTCACGTTGCCTCAAACGCTTCTTGGCCTCCTTCAGCCACGTTTGGATGAGCTTGGTCTCAGTTGAAAAGACCCTCGAGGCTTGGCGGAGTCCATCACACAGAGCAAACAGAGCAATTCTCAGTTGACGGGCGGTGAGAATATCGTCACGCTCTTTCAAGGGAGACAAGTTGCTTGCTAGTTGGGCGTGGCAGTTCATTGTGGATTGCAAGTCAGACACCGGATGTTTTACTTCTTTGATTAATTCCTGCTTAACATCTTCAGTTTCTTCATCCATGTCATCAAAATCATCCACTCTCTCATCGTCAGAAAAGTCAATGTCCTCCACAGGGGCCATTGCCGCGTCCATGTTGTCTTTGACCTCGTCCACCTCCACTGCTCCActacagcacaaaaacacaaatgttcttctgttaATGAGAATGAAAGCACAGTAATATCAAAACATacaagatggaaaaacatgaatgaacttGACACAGTCAAACCTTTTAATATCAgcctcaaaaataaaaaatccaattTAGCATAAAGAAACGTGAACACATTTAGTGAAATGTTTACCTTATTCTATCCTTGAGAAATCCAACTTTTGTTGAACctgttaaaacaacagagatgaaacatttaatGTCAAAAGTTTAACAGTAATAAATCCAAGTTAGTTTCAGAGCTGAGCAGGAACTTTGACATTCACTGTAGACTGACCTTTGTTCAGAGGCGACAGACCATGATACTCCCAGAAACAGCTCGGGTGTTTACACAGGTTAGCTTTACAGATGACGCAGCCGTACACGCTCTCATGTCGAATGTTCTTCAAGTTGCAGTTCTTGCACCTCTTGGAGATGGCGCTGATCTTTACcattctgtgtctttgtttaaCTACTTCTTCGGCCACCTCCATTCTCATTCCGCGGGAGCTAGCAATCTCCATGGTCTCAAAGTATTTCTGGGCACACTTGGCGAGCTGGTTCCCTAAACGCTTGCGGAAGTTGACTTGAGTAAAGAGGCCATCTTGCACCCAGGCAGGTGGGTTCTCCTTGCGACTCTCTCGCAGTACGATGAAAGCGTTCACGATGCACAGGTTGATCAGAAACCAGAAGAGACCGCGCCAGTGTCGGTCCTGAGGGATTCCTCCAAGCGGGTTGCAGGCCAGCAGCTGCTTGCAGATGTCGACCCCTCGCATGTTCTCCTGCAGAAGGCGAAAGGCCTTAGGGCGATTGATGGGGTCCAAGCCGCCCACTTTGGTCTGAGACCTCCTCCAAACAGTGTCTGGTTCACCCGGAGATGCATTAGTTGACAGGCAACCCATCTCCTTGGTGTCCCTCCAGCGAGTGGCCAGTAGGGAGCCACACTGCCTTTGCAGGAAGTCCCCGGGTTTCTCCACCTGACCCTCCTCCCACAGCTCTCTGGGCAAGATAGGGCTGGGTGGAgggaaggagctggaggcgtAGATACCCTGGTTCAGAAGCTTTTGCATGAGTGGGACAGAAGTTAGGGAGTTGGCCAGGTAGAGCTGATGGCGTTTGTCCTCAAGACCCTTCACCAGCCCTGGCACCACAGTGAAGCCTGGCTCCTTGCCCGCCTTCTCCCCCACTTGGATGAAGAAGCGGTGGCAGTAGCCTGACTTGGAATCACAGAGTAGCCACACCTGAGGCTGGGTCTTTGGATTCCCTTTAACTTggcagctctcctcctccaggctcGGTAACAGCGCCCTGTCGATGGTCAGACTGCAGTTTGGTCGGTAAGTGTTCCACATAGCTCCACCCAGGAGGTCCAGCATTGGCCTGAAGATGTGCAAAGAGTCGCTGGGATTGTTGGTGCCGCGATACTCATCAATGGCGAAGCTGCCCATGCGGATGTTGGCAGCAATCTGCCTGAAACGTTTGAAACTCATGGCTCGGTAGAAGGTGTAGCTGTTGTCGTAGTGACTCCAGGACCAGTAGTGCGATGGGTCGGGCAGGTTCTGAATCCCCATCAAAACGACCAAGCCGATGAAACCTTTGATTTCATGCGTGGTGACAGGTACCCACTTTGGATAGAAGGACCCCAGGAACTGGCAGGTCTTAACATGGGCATTGGTCTCGTTGGTGATCAGTTCCACCAATGCTGCAGGGAAGAGGAGGTTGAAGAAGTCAATGGCATCGCTGTTCTTGGTCAGGTTGTGATGAGGCCCACTGCTCTCCATGAATGCTGCAATGGTAGACTTGGTGATATCGCTCTCCGCTGGCTGCTTCCAAAAAGCTGCTGCCCTCCAGGATGGATCAGGCAAGTCCTTATTCTGGTCTGGTTCCTGCTCTTCTGAAGAACACTGCTCTCCATCATAGCAGAACTGGATGTCAGGTTCCACATACGCTGAAAAGAAGCAggataatatattttataatatttatcaaTCAAACTATCAATAGTTGAATAAGTTCCACTCAGATCCACAGGAATTAGGAGCTTAGTTTTCATGTTGTTAGTCAAAAACgaagtgacattttttaaacaggGCATTTTTGTGtcacaaaacagaagaaaatgcatctaaataaatatctgaagatcttcagtcatccaggtcacaGTATCTTCAGAAGATGTACAAGTaaacatagaaaacacaaacaaggccAGTTGTCTATGTTTACttgtacaactcctgaagatcTGAATGAAGTATTCAAACTGCAGAATAACTGAAAGTCTTCATTTGCATCATGCCTTGTggcaatcacaacagagtgggctttatcggggggggggggggggaaaggttCTTGGAAAGGTTCTTGCACcatttttaaagtcaaatttaatgctttttaagacctcgataaatataatttaagacCCAAGAAATCTCGACACATTTTTTGATAGAGAAgagaatgtatatatataagattaatagttaaacatttgtttatttagtttattgtttttttaatataagtAGTTATATTATGtcttaataataatgataaacaaTAGTCATATTGTTTTAGTTAGTTTTGGTAgtttatgcttttgttttgaaggtacTGAGCATCGGctgatatatataaatatacatatatatatatatttttatatatatatatggttaaGCAGCATaagcagccagacaccagggaTGTTtgtaacaatgtaaaaataaaccacacaaaacGTGAGGCCTGCCTGGACCTGCTTCCCACTGCT encodes the following:
- the pogzb gene encoding pogo transposable element derived with ZNF domain b isoform X1, whose translation is METELFMECEEEELEPWQQVDDSVEEDEMDYMDNYGQPVEDSPPLQASETPPPRPPSITSSASPLRLVSSVMLPPPPPVVTSSLPPVPCLPTSSNPAVSAPPLVTQGPPLILTQTAAGTFLLPAHPRTGSAQPILLTTQTNVERFRFEDDRGRTFESRGEMVMCGGCGGKYFRIVSHLKKSRTCSSHLDLDTFEKQLILYNRKRKRKSDTKGFPVQTVVNPGTPLLLNLQPGQTVQPLTLIQSSSLGQLVRPRVGVSLVHPQGQTVQTRTSPAPSGGPTQPGSTFTAMQLPATLTFHTSTPGPINFQMTQLVGANSLKLAGSPALPSSSANGVTRLTVISSTTSGPIINTASRPTPIFVTTPSMTSAPSADPHRVVMSVEEFYYGTFEGDLSLRRPQPLGIQTSTFTCQICTHLADNNLRLMQHMLQHSELIGVSAGDERKCCRFCYRQFSSPAQLQTHQDQVHGSVPSPSMCRICEWAFENEPAFLNHMKSNHKPGEMPYICQVCSYRSSFYSDVLQHFASFHRDSRFLLCVFCLKVTRNPINYQQHLLRHQINQAFHCNRCRLQFVLLKDKMQHKLENHRSFRRPAQLEGLPPGSKVTIRTYVKFRPPISSAGGRLLQTPSSLAQPIHIKTEPQRSATQRNTALSRSLRSPIKRPVNRRVNRTSSYDGDRLVCLECGTDASDLSAHYPTHVHCLLCPYSSCCSRAYAAHMIHHHVPRSKDKVVLLHRLPPPCPFLLQCSQCELRPQNADQMADHLLKNPEHHSATCRIRTYVEPDIQFCYDGEQCSSEEQEPDQNKDLPDPSWRAAAFWKQPAESDITKSTIAAFMESSGPHHNLTKNSDAIDFFNLLFPAALVELITNETNAHVKTCQFLGSFYPKWVPVTTHEIKGFIGLVVLMGIQNLPDPSHYWSWSHYDNSYTFYRAMSFKRFRQIAANIRMGSFAIDEYRGTNNPSDSLHIFRPMLDLLGGAMWNTYRPNCSLTIDRALLPSLEEESCQVKGNPKTQPQVWLLCDSKSGYCHRFFIQVGEKAGKEPGFTVVPGLVKGLEDKRHQLYLANSLTSVPLMQKLLNQGIYASSSFPPPSPILPRELWEEGQVEKPGDFLQRQCGSLLATRWRDTKEMGCLSTNASPGEPDTVWRRSQTKVGGLDPINRPKAFRLLQENMRGVDICKQLLACNPLGGIPQDRHWRGLFWFLINLCIVNAFIVLRESRKENPPAWVQDGLFTQVNFRKRLGNQLAKCAQKYFETMEIASSRGMRMEVAEEVVKQRHRMVKISAISKRCKNCNLKNIRHESVYGCVICKANLCKHPSCFWEYHGLSPLNKGSTKVGFLKDRISGAVEVDEVKDNMDAAMAPVEDIDFSDDERVDDFDDMDEETEDVKQELIKEVKHPVSDLQSTMNCHAQLASNLSPLKERDDILTARQLRIALFALCDGLRQASRVFSTETKLIQTWLKEAKKRLRQREQEQNVHGDGGSRLVAWVLSMREQQLPITESNLFHKVSTLKKKGGFSDSFRISYDWAVSFMLHHQLGIQNTGTASKLARTLPSSLEAKVMSFRKFTHKIIRVHKLSESTVAAMDELCLFVDLRLVQDKSRRSEALELIGSLPLVTVFLAALADGTMLPSLVLANRQLDEKVLPEFILLEAGPESLLVEEALDLWTNKIWHQHVCSRTQPSRSILVLDRHREHMGDQFLTSISGSGTLPAMIPGGCSFSLQPLDICVKPVLQRFMLLRWAKFIAGNPKELEETSPQQLQANVAQLLVDWMVEALMHLNKLSQLWENSFRLTGLLPKEEEGLETMTSQKPEEVQLDLFKTLTETILGPESRETTSSGLLELEDEEDTKEEPEGVGLETSEEKQERIEEIEREVKDRRENKETEMKEHGQQDDTRKHKTIEEDSEEDGKETEEDRKEVNKERRETRIVIGEEVGDEWKIKSRTEGVEADGDADDTIDKR
- the pogzb gene encoding pogo transposable element derived with ZNF domain b isoform X3 codes for the protein METELFMECEEEELEPWQQVDDSVEEDEMDYMDNYGQPVEDSPPLQASETPPPRPPSITSSASPLRLVSSVMLPPPPPVVTSSLPPVPCLPTSSNPAVSAPPLVTQGPPLILTQTAAGTFLLPAHPRTGSAQPILLTTQGFPVQTVVNPGTPLLLNLQPGQTVQPLTLIQSSSLGQLVRPRVGVSLVHPQGQTVQTRTSPAPSGGPTQPGSTFTAMQLPATLTFHTSTPGPINFQMTQLVGANSLKLAGSPALPSSSANGVTRLTVISSTTSGPIINTASRPTPIFVTTPSMTSAPSADPHRVVMSVEEFYYGTFEGDLSLRRPQPLGIQTSTFTCQICTHLADNNLRLMQHMLQHSELIGVSAGDERKCCRFCYRQFSSPAQLQTHQDQVHGSVPSPSMCRICEWAFENEPAFLNHMKSNHKPGEMPYICQVCSYRSSFYSDVLQHFASFHRDSRFLLCVFCLKVTRNPINYQQHLLRHQINQAFHCNRCRLQFVLLKDKMQHKLENHRSFRRPAQLEGLPPGSKVTIRTYVKFRPPISSAGGRLLQTPSSLAQPIHIKTEPQRSATQRNTALSRSLRSPIKRPVNRRVNRTSSYDGDRLVCLECGTDASDLSAHYPTHVHCLLCPYSSCCSRAYAAHMIHHHVPRSKDKVVLLHRLPPPCPFLLQCSQCELRPQNADQMADHLLKNPEHHSATCRIRTYVEPDIQFCYDGEQCSSEEQEPDQNKDLPDPSWRAAAFWKQPAESDITKSTIAAFMESSGPHHNLTKNSDAIDFFNLLFPAALVELITNETNAHVKTCQFLGSFYPKWVPVTTHEIKGFIGLVVLMGIQNLPDPSHYWSWSHYDNSYTFYRAMSFKRFRQIAANIRMGSFAIDEYRGTNNPSDSLHIFRPMLDLLGGAMWNTYRPNCSLTIDRALLPSLEEESCQVKGNPKTQPQVWLLCDSKSGYCHRFFIQVGEKAGKEPGFTVVPGLVKGLEDKRHQLYLANSLTSVPLMQKLLNQGIYASSSFPPPSPILPRELWEEGQVEKPGDFLQRQCGSLLATRWRDTKEMGCLSTNASPGEPDTVWRRSQTKVGGLDPINRPKAFRLLQENMRGVDICKQLLACNPLGGIPQDRHWRGLFWFLINLCIVNAFIVLRESRKENPPAWVQDGLFTQVNFRKRLGNQLAKCAQKYFETMEIASSRGMRMEVAEEVVKQRHRMVKISAISKRCKNCNLKNIRHESVYGCVICKANLCKHPSCFWEYHGLSPLNKGSTKVGFLKDRISGAVEVDEVKDNMDAAMAPVEDIDFSDDERVDDFDDMDEETEDVKQELIKEVKHPVSDLQSTMNCHAQLASNLSPLKERDDILTARQLRIALFALCDGLRQASRVFSTETKLIQTWLKEAKKRLRQREQEQNVHGDGGSRLVAWVLSMREQQLPITESNLFHKVSTLKKKGGFSDSFRISYDWAVSFMLHHQLGIQNTGTASKLARTLPSSLEAKVMSFRKFTHKIIRVHKLSESTVAAMDELCLFVDLRLVQDKSRRSEALELIGSLPLVTVFLAALADGTMLPSLVLANRQLDEKVLPEFILLEAGPESLLVEEALDLWTNKIWHQHVCSRTQPSRSILVLDRHREHMGDQFLTSISGSGTLPAMIPGGCSFSLQPLDICVKPVLQRFMLLRWAKFIAGNPKELEETSPQQLQANVAQLLVDWMVEALMHLNKLSQLWENSFRLTGLLPKEEEGLETMTSQKPEEVQLDLFKTLTETILGPESRETTSSGLLELEDEEDTKEEPEGVGLETSEEKQERIEEIEREVKDRRENKETEMKEHGQQDDTRKHKTIEEDSEEDGKETEEDRKEVNKERRETRIVIGEEVGDEWKIKSRTEGVEADGDADDTIDKR
- the pogzb gene encoding pogo transposable element derived with ZNF domain b isoform X2, with protein sequence METELFMECEEEELEPWQQVDDSVEEDEMDYMDNYGQPVEDSPPLQASETPPPRPPSITSSASPLRLVSSVMLPPPPPVVTSSLPPVPCLPTSSNPAVSAPPLVTQGPPLILTQTAAGTFLLPAHPRTGSAQPILLTTQTNVERFRFEDDRGRTFESRGEMVMCGGCGGKYFRIVSHLKKSRTCSSHLDLDTFEKQLILYNRKRKRKSDTKGFPVQTVVNPGTPLLLNLQPGQTVQPLTLIQSSSLGQLVRPRVGVSLVHPQGQTVQTRTSPAPSGGPTQPGSTFTAMQLPATLTFHTSTPGPINFQMTQLVGANSLKLAGSPALPSSSANGVTRLTVISSTTSGPIINTASRPTPIFVTTPSMTSAPSADPHRVVMSVEEFYYGTFEGDLSLRRPQPLGIQTSTFTCQICTHLADNNLRLMQHMLQHSELIGVSAGDERKCCRFCYRQFSSPAQLQTHQDQVHGSVPSPSMCRICEWAFENEPAFLNHMKSNHKPGEMPYICQVCSYRSSFYSDVLQHFASFHRDSRFLLCVFCLKVTRNPINYQQHLLRHQINQAFHCNRCRLQFVLLKDKMQHKLENHRSFRRPAQLEGLPPGSKVTIRTYVKFRPPISSAGGRLLQTPSSLAQPIHIKTEPQRSATQRNTALSRSLRSPIKRPVNRRVNRDRLVCLECGTDASDLSAHYPTHVHCLLCPYSSCCSRAYAAHMIHHHVPRSKDKVVLLHRLPPPCPFLLQCSQCELRPQNADQMADHLLKNPEHHSATCRIRTYVEPDIQFCYDGEQCSSEEQEPDQNKDLPDPSWRAAAFWKQPAESDITKSTIAAFMESSGPHHNLTKNSDAIDFFNLLFPAALVELITNETNAHVKTCQFLGSFYPKWVPVTTHEIKGFIGLVVLMGIQNLPDPSHYWSWSHYDNSYTFYRAMSFKRFRQIAANIRMGSFAIDEYRGTNNPSDSLHIFRPMLDLLGGAMWNTYRPNCSLTIDRALLPSLEEESCQVKGNPKTQPQVWLLCDSKSGYCHRFFIQVGEKAGKEPGFTVVPGLVKGLEDKRHQLYLANSLTSVPLMQKLLNQGIYASSSFPPPSPILPRELWEEGQVEKPGDFLQRQCGSLLATRWRDTKEMGCLSTNASPGEPDTVWRRSQTKVGGLDPINRPKAFRLLQENMRGVDICKQLLACNPLGGIPQDRHWRGLFWFLINLCIVNAFIVLRESRKENPPAWVQDGLFTQVNFRKRLGNQLAKCAQKYFETMEIASSRGMRMEVAEEVVKQRHRMVKISAISKRCKNCNLKNIRHESVYGCVICKANLCKHPSCFWEYHGLSPLNKGSTKVGFLKDRISGAVEVDEVKDNMDAAMAPVEDIDFSDDERVDDFDDMDEETEDVKQELIKEVKHPVSDLQSTMNCHAQLASNLSPLKERDDILTARQLRIALFALCDGLRQASRVFSTETKLIQTWLKEAKKRLRQREQEQNVHGDGGSRLVAWVLSMREQQLPITESNLFHKVSTLKKKGGFSDSFRISYDWAVSFMLHHQLGIQNTGTASKLARTLPSSLEAKVMSFRKFTHKIIRVHKLSESTVAAMDELCLFVDLRLVQDKSRRSEALELIGSLPLVTVFLAALADGTMLPSLVLANRQLDEKVLPEFILLEAGPESLLVEEALDLWTNKIWHQHVCSRTQPSRSILVLDRHREHMGDQFLTSISGSGTLPAMIPGGCSFSLQPLDICVKPVLQRFMLLRWAKFIAGNPKELEETSPQQLQANVAQLLVDWMVEALMHLNKLSQLWENSFRLTGLLPKEEEGLETMTSQKPEEVQLDLFKTLTETILGPESRETTSSGLLELEDEEDTKEEPEGVGLETSEEKQERIEEIEREVKDRRENKETEMKEHGQQDDTRKHKTIEEDSEEDGKETEEDRKEVNKERRETRIVIGEEVGDEWKIKSRTEGVEADGDADDTIDKR